In one window of Paraflavitalea soli DNA:
- a CDS encoding serine hydrolase domain-containing protein: MLRFIPLSLFVIGCAQLNDKQPELLSQSNGQATLSAAANSTTNTSDSSSYYISLVKGFIDTTFGDHLNGSVLVARKGQILYEHYAGFANPRGYGDSITANTPFHLASVSKTFTAMAVLKLWDEGKLNIDDPVSNYLTGFPCAGVTVKMLLNHRSGIPKYDHYMGNLGWNRRKIMNNQDVLDFLIANRKKIPIGRPDRGFSYSNTNYALLALIIEKVSGQFYGDFLKNTFFDSLGMRDTYVYTRADSARSLPSYYYNGRQYAFDFLDMVYGDKNIYSTPRDLVKWDQALHNGRMFKQSTLEAAYTPYSNEKAGTHNYGLGWRMYVLKNGKKLIYHTGWWHGNRTIFVRLIDEDVTIVALCNNDSRNIYSAKEMADYFGDYMQHTDRDDEDGRVARTTVVRKRSNATVRKSSSKKHLVAKAKVKTTKKRSTTTSYAGKAGKK; this comes from the coding sequence ATGTTAAGGTTCATACCACTTAGCCTTTTTGTGATAGGCTGTGCGCAACTCAATGATAAGCAGCCTGAGCTTTTGTCCCAGTCTAATGGACAGGCGACCTTGTCGGCTGCTGCCAACTCTACTACAAACACCTCAGATTCATCCAGTTATTATATTTCCCTGGTAAAGGGCTTTATAGATACCACCTTTGGCGATCACCTCAATGGCAGCGTGCTGGTAGCCCGGAAGGGCCAGATCCTATACGAGCATTACGCAGGTTTTGCCAATCCCCGGGGTTACGGTGATTCCATCACCGCCAATACGCCCTTTCACCTGGCTTCCGTATCTAAAACCTTCACAGCCATGGCCGTATTAAAGCTTTGGGATGAAGGCAAGCTCAATATTGACGATCCGGTAAGCAATTACCTCACCGGCTTCCCCTGTGCCGGCGTTACCGTCAAAATGCTGCTCAACCACCGCAGCGGCATTCCCAAGTATGACCATTATATGGGCAACCTGGGCTGGAACCGGCGCAAGATCATGAACAACCAGGATGTACTGGACTTCCTGATCGCCAACCGCAAAAAGATCCCCATCGGCCGTCCTGATCGTGGATTCAGCTATTCCAATACCAACTATGCCCTCCTGGCCCTGATCATTGAAAAAGTAAGCGGCCAGTTTTATGGCGACTTCCTGAAAAACACCTTTTTTGATTCCCTGGGCATGCGTGATACCTATGTGTACACCCGGGCCGATTCAGCCCGCAGCCTCCCCTCCTATTATTACAATGGCCGTCAATATGCCTTCGATTTCCTCGACATGGTATACGGCGACAAGAATATCTACAGCACACCACGTGACCTTGTGAAATGGGATCAGGCCCTGCACAATGGCCGTATGTTCAAACAGAGCACCCTGGAGGCGGCCTATACCCCCTACAGCAATGAAAAGGCCGGCACCCACAATTATGGACTTGGCTGGCGTATGTATGTGCTGAAAAATGGCAAAAAGCTCATTTACCATACCGGTTGGTGGCATGGCAACCGCACCATTTTTGTGCGCCTGATCGATGAGGATGTCACCATTGTAGCCCTTTGCAACAATGATTCCCGCAATATTTATTCGGCCAAAGAGATGGCTGACTATTTTGGCGATTACATGCAGCATACCGACCGTGATGACGAGGATGGCCGTGTGGCCCGTACCACTGTCGTACGCAAGCGTTCCAATGCTACTGTACGCAAATCATCTTCCAAAAAACATTTGGTAGCCAAGGCCAAAGTAAAGACCACCAAAAAAAGGAGCACCACTACTTCTTATGCCGGCAAGGCAGGGAAGAAATGA